The following coding sequences lie in one Cucurbita pepo subsp. pepo cultivar mu-cu-16 chromosome LG13, ASM280686v2, whole genome shotgun sequence genomic window:
- the LOC111809330 gene encoding uncharacterized protein LOC111809330, which yields MADWGPVFVAVVLFVLLTPGLLVQMPGKNRFIEFGNFQTSGVSILVHSALYFALICIFLLAVGVHVYMGSFDRDRPANSVGHQPPGPRGPIYHFIYELLNRKVNSAEFNFSSSSSSSSSSSSSPSRYCKTKSLHVLLLWIFLSLRLVKYEIWERMSDWAPVVIGVVLFVLLSPGLLFQFPGNNRQFEFGSMKTNGKAIAIHTLIFFILYAVFILALRIHIYTG from the exons ATGGCGGATTGGGGTCCGGTCTTTGTGGCGGTGGTGCTCTTCGTTCTCCTAACCCCCGGATTGCTCGTTCAGATGCCTGGGAAGAATCGCTTCATCGAGTTTGGGAACTTCCAGACCAGCGGAGTCTCCATTCTGGTTCATTCCGCTCTCTATTTTGCCTTGATCTGCATCTTCTTGCTGGCTGTTGGTGTTCATGTTTATATGGGCTCct TCGACCGCGACCGACCCGCCAATTCTGTGGGCCATCAACCCCCTGGCCCACGGGGGCCCATTTACCACTTCATTTACGAGCTCCTCAACAGAAA AGTGAACTCTGCTGAATTcaatttctcttcttcttcttcttcttcttcttcttcttcttcttccccatcGCGTTACTGCAAGACCAAGTCGCTTCACGTTTTGCTACTTTGGATATTTCTCTCTTTACGTCTAGTGAAGTACGAAATCTGGGAAAGGATGTCGGATTGGGCACCGGTAGTGATTGGAGTTGTACTGTTCGTACTGCTCTCTCCAGGGCTTCTGTTCCAGTTTCCGGGGAATAATCGACAGTTTGAGTTTGGGAGTATGAAGACCAACGGCAAGGCCATCGCCATTCACAcgctcatcttcttcatcctttACGCCGTCTTCATTCTCGCTCTCCGTATCCACATCTATACTGGCTGA
- the LOC111808750 gene encoding uncharacterized protein LOC111808750 — MNDLAAPLIASVLFAFLSPGMIIQMPGSERPLEFMNLKTSFASIFVHAVVFLLLLILLLVMLNLHIYI, encoded by the coding sequence ATGAATGATTTGGCAGCTCCATTGATCGCTTCGGTTCTGTTTGCGTTTCTGTCGCCAGGGATGATCATTCAGATGCCGGGATCGGAACGCCCCCTCGAGTTCATGAATTTGAAGACCAGTTTTGCTTCCATCTTTGTTCATGCCGTTGTCTTTCTTCTGCTCCTTATTTTGTTACTTGTTATGCTCAACCTCCATATTTACATTTAG
- the LOC111808749 gene encoding uncharacterized protein LOC111808749 — protein MNADWGPVVVAVALFILLSPGLLFQLPARIRVVEFGNMNTSGIAILVHAIIFFCILTILVIAIGIHIHV, from the coding sequence ATGAATGCAGACTGGGGGCCGGTTGTGGTAGCAGTGGCGCTCTTCATTCTCCTGTCGCCAGGGCTGCTTTTTCAGTTGCCGGCCAGAATCAGGGTGGTGGAGTTTGGGAACATGAACACCAGTGGGATTGCCATTTTGGTGCACGCCATCATATTCTTCTGCATACTCACCATATTGGTCATCGCAATTGGTATTCACATACACGTTTAA
- the LOC111808751 gene encoding ABC transporter I family member 11, chloroplastic, which produces MATFVSVSKLFVGWKPTPLSNLPARDSFSSSTSLRTNSLSVKSDYSCFEVRDLSYRPPGTEHSLLDTVNFSLREKSFGLIFGQSGSGKTTLLQLLAGLSKPTSGSIYVQKYGKDDKPCQSSQPLTTDRVGIVFQFPERYFVADNVLDEVTFGWPRQKSDVYLKQDLALRLQRAINWVGLNGIPLDKDPHSLSGGYKRRLALAIQLVQFPDLLLLDEPLAGLDWKARADVVKLLKNLKKDLTVLVVSHDLKEFAGLVDYSWRMEMGGVLREEALPV; this is translated from the exons ATGGCCAcctttgtttctgtttctaaGTTGTTCGTTGGCTGGAAACCAACCCCACTATCAAATTTACCTGCGCGCGACTCCTTCAGCAG TTCGACTTCCCTAAGAACCAATTCTCTCTCAGTGAAATCCGATTACTCTTGCTTTGAA GTTAGGGATTTAAGCTATCGACCTCCAGGGACCGAGCATTCTCTTCTCGACACAGTTAATTTTTCCCTTCGAGAGAAAAG TTTCGGGTTAATTTTTGGACagagtggaagtgggaaaacTACTTTATTGCAG CTTCTTGCAGGTCTGAGCAAACCAACTTCAGGTTCCATTTATGTCCAAAAGTACGGTAAAGATGACAAACCATGTCAGTCTTCTCAACCGTTAACCACTGATAGGGTTGGCATTGTCTTTCAATTTCCAGAGAG GTACTTTGTTGCAGACAACGTGCTTGATGAAGTCACATTTGGGTGGCCGCGGCAAAAGAGTGATGTTTATTTGAAACAGGACCTTGCCTTGAGACTCCAAAGAGCAATTAATTGG GTGGGATTAAATGGCATACCCTTGGACAAAGATCCTCACTCTCTCAGTGGTGGCTACAAGCGCCGTCTTGCCTTGGCAATCCAATTG GTGCAGTTCCCAGATCTGTTATTACTGGATGAGCCTCTAGCTGGTCTTG ATTGGAAGGCTCGTGCTGATGTTGTGAAGCTTTTAAAGAATCTAAAGAAAGACTTAACTGTACTTGTCGTCAGCCATGATCTCAA AGAGTTTGCTGGCTTGGTTGACTATTCATGGAGAATGGAAATGGGCGGTGTTCTTAGAGAAGAAGCTCTGCCTGTTTAA
- the LOC111808753 gene encoding ACT domain-containing protein ACR6-like gives MDNEYDKLIRRMNPPRVVIDNNACKDATVIQVDSMNKHGILLKVVQVLMDMNLVVTKAYISSDGGWFMDVFNVITCEGNKIRDQEVINAIQMRLEVDASFVPSLRESVGVMPSEDHTSIELSGNDRPGLLSEVCAVLADLHCNVVNADVWTHNNRAAAVVHVTDDATGGAIKDTQRLLTIKELLCNVLRGNGELKEAKMTLSPPGVTSTDRRLHQIMQTDRDYERAGQTRLEVEHENLRPHVTVLDCTEKDYTVITTRSRDRPKLLFDVICTLTDMEYFVFHGMVNTGRMEAYLEFYIRHKDGLPISSEAERDRVLNCLEAAIERRESEGLKLELYAEDRVGLLSDITRVFRENSLCIRRAEIATKHGKAKDIFYVTDMTGTTIDAKIVESIRKQIGDAMLQVKHSSCLSETSPKETTTGVFLGNFFKARTFQNFKLIRSYS, from the exons ATGGACAACGAGTATGACAAACTTATCAGGAGGATGAACCCACCTAG AGTTGTGATTGACAATAACGCTTGTAAGGATGCTACAGTCATCCAG GTTGACAGCATGAACAAGCACGGGATTCTCTTGAAAGTTGTGCAAGTCCTCATGGATATGAACTTAGTAGTGACCAAAGCTTATATCTCCTCTGATGGAGGTTGGTTCATGGATG TTTTTAATGTTATCACTTGTGAAGGAAACAAAATCAGAGACCAAGAAGTGATAAACGCCATACAAATG AGGCTTGAAGTTGATGCGAGTTTTGTGCCATCTTTGAGGGAATCCGTCGGTGTGATGCCCTCAGAAGATCACACCTCGATCGAGCTGTCTGGTAATGACAGGCCTGGTTTATTGTCTGAAGTTTGTGCTGTTCTTGCGGACCTTCACTGTAATGTAGTAAATGCTGACGTTTGGACACACAATAATAGGGCTGCAGCTGTAGTGCATGTGACAGATGATGCCACTGGCGGAGCCATCAAAGATACACAGCGGCTCTTAACAATCAAGGAGTTACTGTGCAATGTTCTCAGAGGGAATGGCGAGTTAAAGGAAGCCAAAATGACCCTTTCTCCTCCTGGGGTCACCAGCACAGACAGAAGGCTGCATCAGATCATGCAGACTGATAGAGATTATGAAAGGGCTGGCCAAACAAGGCTTGAGGTTGAACACGAGAACTTGAGACCCCATGTTACTGTCTTGGATTGCACAGAGAAGGATTACACTGTGATTACTACCAGATCTAGAGATCGCCCTAAGCTGCTGTTTGATGTCATTTGCACTTTGACGGACATGGAATATTTTGTCTTTCATGGGATGGTCAACACTGGGAGAATGGAAGCTTATCTG gaATTTTACATAAGACACAAGGATGGGTTGCCGATTAGCTCCGAAGCGGAAAGAGATCGAGTATTGAATTGTCTTGAAGCAGCTATTGAAAGAAGGGAGTCTGAG GGACTTAAACTAGAACTGTATGCAGAAGACAGAGTTGGGCTCCTCTCAGATATCACAAGAGTATTTAGGGAGAACAGCCTGTGTATCAGGAGAGCAGAAATAGCCACCAAACATGGAAAAGCAAAGGACATTTTCTATGTTACAGACATGACAGGAACCACCATTGATGCAAAGATTGTTGAGTCCATTCGAAAACAGATCGGGGACGCCATGTTGCAGGTGAAACACAGCTCGTGCCTCTCTGAAACGTCCCCAAAGGAGACAACAACAGGAGTCTTCTTGGGGAACTTcttcaaggcaagaacattccaaaatttcaaattgataAGATCCTACTCTTGA
- the LOC111808752 gene encoding pentatricopeptide repeat-containing protein At5g14080 isoform X2: MKPHLQELATRVSRTILSISNHTRPAGSWTPSLEQNLHRLGFRETLNPSLVSQVIDPHLLSHHSLALGFFNWASQQPGFAHNSESYKSVLKSLSLSCQFGAIHSLLKQEVTSVTHVIGSEPCNSLLAALASDGFFDHAQKVFDEMSLKGIPFNTLGFGVFIWRVCRNADVVKVLNMLDDAMTNNSEINGSVVATLIIHGLCGASRLSEASNILDELKNRGCKPDFLTYWILGEAYQSAGSVVDREKTLKKKRKLGVAPRLHDYKEFLFALIAGRRICEAKELGEVIVRGNFPMDEDVSNVLIGSVAAIDPSSAIMFLKLMVEKERFPTLLTLRNLSRNLCKHGKIDELLEVYQVLSKHNYFDDYDRYHLRISFLCKAGMVKEAYGVLQEMKKNGFAPDVYFYNSVLEACCREDLLRPARKLWDEMFASGCGGNLKTYNILVQKFSKSNQMEEALVLYRHMLGKKVEPDITIYTSLLQGLCQESQLEAAFEVFSKCVEQDVNLAGTLLSTFILCLCKAGHFLAASKLLRGLTSDIAHPDSHATLLKGFADAGEVPLAKQHVEWVQETSPSMLSVISSELLAFLPSSPKADPILQILQTIQELSRFNN, from the exons ATGAAACCCCATTTACAAGAATTAGCTACTCGAGTGAGCAGAACCATACTATCAATTTCAAATCACACAAGGCCGGCTGGATCATGGACCCCTTCACTGGAGCAGAATTTGCATCGACTCGGTTTTCGCGAAACGCTAAATCCATCGCTTGTCTCTCAAGTCATCGATCCTCATCTTCTCAGTCATCACTCCCTCGCTCTCGGTTTCTTCAATTGGGCTTCTCAGCAACCTGGTTTCGCCCACAATTCTGAATCCTATAAGTCGGTTCTcaagtctctctctctttcatgcCAATTTGGGGCCATTCATAGTCTCTTGAAACAG GAGGTTACTTCAGTTACCCACGTTATTGGATCCGAACCATGTAATTCGCTTTTGGCTGCTCTTGCTTCTGATGGGTTTTTTGATCATGCCCAGAAAGTGTTCGATGAAATGTCTCTTAAAGGCATTCCTTTCAACACTCTTGGATTTGGTGTGTTTATATGGAGGGTTTGTAGAAACGCTGATGTAGTTAAAGTTTTGAACATGCTGGATGATGCTATGACCAATAATTCGGAGATCAATGGATCTGTCGTTGCCACGCTGATCATTCATGGGCTCTGTGGGGCATCTAGACTTTCAGAAGCTTCAAATATTTTGGATGAGCTTAAGAACAGGGGTTGCAAGCCTGACTTTTTGACGTATTGGATTCTTGGAGAAGCATATCAGTCAGCAGGGAGTGTGGTTGACAGGGAGAAAAccctgaagaagaagagaaagttGGGGGTAGCTCCAAGGCTTCATGATTATAAGGAGTTCTTATTTGCTTTAATAGCTGGGAGACGGATATGTGAAGCTAAAGAGTTAGGTGAAGTTATTGTGAGAGGAAATTTTCCCATGGATGAAGATGTTTCTAATGTGCTGATAGGATCAGTCGCTGCCATTGATCCTTCCTCTGCTATTATGTTCTTGAAGTTGATGGTCGAGAAAGAGCGATTCCCTACTCTCCTGACTTTAAGAAATCTGAGTAGGAATCTATGCAAGCATGGAAAGATTGACGAACTGTTGGAAGTTTATCAAGTTCTGAGTAAACATAACTACTTCGATGATTATGATAGATATCAtttaagaatttcattcttatGCAAGGCTGGAATGGTGAAAGAGGCCTATGGTGTTCTGcaagagatgaagaaaaatgggTTTGCCCCCGATGTATACTTTTACAATTCTGTGCTAGAAGCATGTTGTAGAGAAGATCTACTTCGGCCTGCTAGGAAGCTGTGGGATGAGATGTTTGCCAGTGGCTGTGGAGGTAACTTAAAGACGTATAACATCCTCGTTCAAAAGTTTTCGAAATCCAATCAGATGGAGGAAGCTTTGGTGCTCTACCGTCATATGCTTGGAAAAAAGGTGGAACCTGACATTACAATCTACACGTCCCTGCTTCAAGGGCTCTGTCAGGAATCACAACTGGAAGCTGCTTTTGAAGTGTTTAGCAAGTGTGTTGAACAGGATGTAAATCTTGCGGGAACCTTGCTGAGCACTTTTATCCTGTGTCTGTGTAAAGCAG GTCATTTCCTTGCTGCTTCCAAATTACTCCGTGGTCTCACAAGCGACATTGCTCACCCAGACTCCCACGCAACTTTACTGAAAGGTTTTGCAGATGCTGGAGAGGTTCCACTTGCTAAGCAACATGTGGAGTGGGTTCAAGAAACCTCTCCATCAATGTTGTCTGTTATATCCAGTGAGTTATTAGCATTTCTTCCTTCCTCCCCAAAAGCAGATCCAATTTTACAGATTCTTCAAACAATACAAGAACTATCACGTTTCAACAATTGA
- the LOC111808752 gene encoding pentatricopeptide repeat-containing protein At5g14080 isoform X1, with the protein MKPHLQELATRVSRTILSISNHTRPAGSWTPSLEQNLHRLGFRETLNPSLVSQVIDPHLLSHHSLALGFFNWASQQPGFAHNSESYKSVLKSLSLSCQFGAIHSLLKQVKTQRIGLDLSVYHSVIDSLIIGKKTHDAFLVFKEVTSVTHVIGSEPCNSLLAALASDGFFDHAQKVFDEMSLKGIPFNTLGFGVFIWRVCRNADVVKVLNMLDDAMTNNSEINGSVVATLIIHGLCGASRLSEASNILDELKNRGCKPDFLTYWILGEAYQSAGSVVDREKTLKKKRKLGVAPRLHDYKEFLFALIAGRRICEAKELGEVIVRGNFPMDEDVSNVLIGSVAAIDPSSAIMFLKLMVEKERFPTLLTLRNLSRNLCKHGKIDELLEVYQVLSKHNYFDDYDRYHLRISFLCKAGMVKEAYGVLQEMKKNGFAPDVYFYNSVLEACCREDLLRPARKLWDEMFASGCGGNLKTYNILVQKFSKSNQMEEALVLYRHMLGKKVEPDITIYTSLLQGLCQESQLEAAFEVFSKCVEQDVNLAGTLLSTFILCLCKAGHFLAASKLLRGLTSDIAHPDSHATLLKGFADAGEVPLAKQHVEWVQETSPSMLSVISSELLAFLPSSPKADPILQILQTIQELSRFNN; encoded by the exons ATGAAACCCCATTTACAAGAATTAGCTACTCGAGTGAGCAGAACCATACTATCAATTTCAAATCACACAAGGCCGGCTGGATCATGGACCCCTTCACTGGAGCAGAATTTGCATCGACTCGGTTTTCGCGAAACGCTAAATCCATCGCTTGTCTCTCAAGTCATCGATCCTCATCTTCTCAGTCATCACTCCCTCGCTCTCGGTTTCTTCAATTGGGCTTCTCAGCAACCTGGTTTCGCCCACAATTCTGAATCCTATAAGTCGGTTCTcaagtctctctctctttcatgcCAATTTGGGGCCATTCATAGTCTCTTGAAACAGGTAAAAACTCAGAGAATTGGTCTCGATTTATCTGTTTATCACTCTGTTATTGATTCGTTGATCATTGGCAAGAAGACACATGATGCTTTTCTGGTTTTTAAGGAGGTTACTTCAGTTACCCACGTTATTGGATCCGAACCATGTAATTCGCTTTTGGCTGCTCTTGCTTCTGATGGGTTTTTTGATCATGCCCAGAAAGTGTTCGATGAAATGTCTCTTAAAGGCATTCCTTTCAACACTCTTGGATTTGGTGTGTTTATATGGAGGGTTTGTAGAAACGCTGATGTAGTTAAAGTTTTGAACATGCTGGATGATGCTATGACCAATAATTCGGAGATCAATGGATCTGTCGTTGCCACGCTGATCATTCATGGGCTCTGTGGGGCATCTAGACTTTCAGAAGCTTCAAATATTTTGGATGAGCTTAAGAACAGGGGTTGCAAGCCTGACTTTTTGACGTATTGGATTCTTGGAGAAGCATATCAGTCAGCAGGGAGTGTGGTTGACAGGGAGAAAAccctgaagaagaagagaaagttGGGGGTAGCTCCAAGGCTTCATGATTATAAGGAGTTCTTATTTGCTTTAATAGCTGGGAGACGGATATGTGAAGCTAAAGAGTTAGGTGAAGTTATTGTGAGAGGAAATTTTCCCATGGATGAAGATGTTTCTAATGTGCTGATAGGATCAGTCGCTGCCATTGATCCTTCCTCTGCTATTATGTTCTTGAAGTTGATGGTCGAGAAAGAGCGATTCCCTACTCTCCTGACTTTAAGAAATCTGAGTAGGAATCTATGCAAGCATGGAAAGATTGACGAACTGTTGGAAGTTTATCAAGTTCTGAGTAAACATAACTACTTCGATGATTATGATAGATATCAtttaagaatttcattcttatGCAAGGCTGGAATGGTGAAAGAGGCCTATGGTGTTCTGcaagagatgaagaaaaatgggTTTGCCCCCGATGTATACTTTTACAATTCTGTGCTAGAAGCATGTTGTAGAGAAGATCTACTTCGGCCTGCTAGGAAGCTGTGGGATGAGATGTTTGCCAGTGGCTGTGGAGGTAACTTAAAGACGTATAACATCCTCGTTCAAAAGTTTTCGAAATCCAATCAGATGGAGGAAGCTTTGGTGCTCTACCGTCATATGCTTGGAAAAAAGGTGGAACCTGACATTACAATCTACACGTCCCTGCTTCAAGGGCTCTGTCAGGAATCACAACTGGAAGCTGCTTTTGAAGTGTTTAGCAAGTGTGTTGAACAGGATGTAAATCTTGCGGGAACCTTGCTGAGCACTTTTATCCTGTGTCTGTGTAAAGCAG GTCATTTCCTTGCTGCTTCCAAATTACTCCGTGGTCTCACAAGCGACATTGCTCACCCAGACTCCCACGCAACTTTACTGAAAGGTTTTGCAGATGCTGGAGAGGTTCCACTTGCTAAGCAACATGTGGAGTGGGTTCAAGAAACCTCTCCATCAATGTTGTCTGTTATATCCAGTGAGTTATTAGCATTTCTTCCTTCCTCCCCAAAAGCAGATCCAATTTTACAGATTCTTCAAACAATACAAGAACTATCACGTTTCAACAATTGA
- the LOC111808755 gene encoding actin-related protein 2-like isoform X2, translating to MDNRKVIVCDNGTGYVKCGFAGENFPTSVFPCVVGRPLLRYEESLIEQELKDIVVGESCADLRHQLDITYPVHNGVVQNWDDMGHVWDHAFFNELKVETMFEKYNFSGVFIQIQAVLTLYAQGLLTGLVIDSGDGVTHVVPVVDGYSFPHLTKRMNIAGRHITSYLVDLLSRRGYSMNRSADFEAVREIKEKLCYISYDYKREYQLGLETTILVKNYTLPDGRVIKVGTERFQAPEALFTPELIDIEGDGIADMVFRCIQEMDIDNRMMLYQHIVLSGGSTMYPGLPSRLEKEIVERYLEVVLKGNKDGLRKLRLRIEDPPRRKHMVYLGGAVLAGIMKDAPEFWISREDYLEEGVGCLTKCGQA from the exons ATGGATAATCGGAAGGTTATCGTCTGCGACAACGGAACTGGG TATGTGAAATGTGGATTCGCCGGGGAGAACTTTCCCACATCTGTGTTTCCTTGTGTGGTGGGGAGGCCCCTGCTTCGCTACGAAGAATCGCTCATCGAGCAGGAGTTGAAG GACATTGTCGTCGGAGAAAGCTGTGCAGATTTGCGTCATCAACTTGATATAACCTATCCAGTTCACAATGGAGTTGTCCAAAACTGGGATGATATGGGTCATGTGTGGGACCATGCCTTTTTCAATGAACTGAAG GTTGAGACGATGTTTGAGAAGTACAACTTTTCTGGGGTCTTCATTCAAATCCAAGCAGTTCTAACTTTGTATGCTCAAG GTTTACTGACTGGGTTAGTCATCGACTCCGGTGATGGTGTCACTCATGTG GTTCCAGTTGTTGATGGTTACTCATTTCCTCATCTTACAAAAAGAATGAACATAGCTGGGCGACACATTACTTCATATCTTGTCGATTTACTCTCACGGAGAGG GTATTCGATGAATAGGTCTGCTGATTTCGAGGCTGTTAGGGAAATTAAGGAGAAGTTATGCTATATAAG TTATGATTACAAGAGGGAATATCAACTGGGGCTTGAGACCACCATTCTTGTCAAGAACTACACT CTTCCAGATGGAAGGGTGATCAAAGTTGGCACCGAACGTTTTCAAGCTCCTGAGGCGCTTTTTACTCCA GAACTGATAGATATTGAAGGGGATGGCATAGCAGATATGGTTTTTCGTTGCATTCAAGAAATGGATATTGATAATCGGATGATG CTTTACCAGCATATCGTTTTAAGTGGTGGGAGCACAATGTATCCAGGATTGCCTAGTCG tttggagaaggaaataGTTGAGCGCTATCTCGAAGTGGTGTTGAAGGGAAACAAAGATGGTTTAAGG AAACTGAGATTGCGCATAGAGGATCCACCAAGAAGAAAGCACATGGTGTATCTGGGAGGTGCAGTCCTAGCAGGAATAATGAAG GATGCACCTGAGTTTTGGATCAGCAGGGAGGATTATCTAGAAGAAGGTGTTGGTTGTCTAACAAAATGTGGGCAGGCATGA
- the LOC111808755 gene encoding actin-related protein 2-like isoform X1: MDNRKVIVCDNGTGYVKCGFAGENFPTSVFPCVVGRPLLRYEESLIEQELKDIVVGESCADLRHQLDITYPVHNGVVQNWDDMGHVWDHAFFNELKIDPKECKILLTDPPLNPSRNREQMVETMFEKYNFSGVFIQIQAVLTLYAQGLLTGLVIDSGDGVTHVVPVVDGYSFPHLTKRMNIAGRHITSYLVDLLSRRGYSMNRSADFEAVREIKEKLCYISYDYKREYQLGLETTILVKNYTLPDGRVIKVGTERFQAPEALFTPELIDIEGDGIADMVFRCIQEMDIDNRMMLYQHIVLSGGSTMYPGLPSRLEKEIVERYLEVVLKGNKDGLRKLRLRIEDPPRRKHMVYLGGAVLAGIMKDAPEFWISREDYLEEGVGCLTKCGQA, encoded by the exons ATGGATAATCGGAAGGTTATCGTCTGCGACAACGGAACTGGG TATGTGAAATGTGGATTCGCCGGGGAGAACTTTCCCACATCTGTGTTTCCTTGTGTGGTGGGGAGGCCCCTGCTTCGCTACGAAGAATCGCTCATCGAGCAGGAGTTGAAG GACATTGTCGTCGGAGAAAGCTGTGCAGATTTGCGTCATCAACTTGATATAACCTATCCAGTTCACAATGGAGTTGTCCAAAACTGGGATGATATGGGTCATGTGTGGGACCATGCCTTTTTCAATGAACTGAAG ATAGATCCAAAAGAATGTAAAATTTTGCTCACAGACCCACCTCTGAATCCTTCGAGGAACCGTGAACAAATG GTTGAGACGATGTTTGAGAAGTACAACTTTTCTGGGGTCTTCATTCAAATCCAAGCAGTTCTAACTTTGTATGCTCAAG GTTTACTGACTGGGTTAGTCATCGACTCCGGTGATGGTGTCACTCATGTG GTTCCAGTTGTTGATGGTTACTCATTTCCTCATCTTACAAAAAGAATGAACATAGCTGGGCGACACATTACTTCATATCTTGTCGATTTACTCTCACGGAGAGG GTATTCGATGAATAGGTCTGCTGATTTCGAGGCTGTTAGGGAAATTAAGGAGAAGTTATGCTATATAAG TTATGATTACAAGAGGGAATATCAACTGGGGCTTGAGACCACCATTCTTGTCAAGAACTACACT CTTCCAGATGGAAGGGTGATCAAAGTTGGCACCGAACGTTTTCAAGCTCCTGAGGCGCTTTTTACTCCA GAACTGATAGATATTGAAGGGGATGGCATAGCAGATATGGTTTTTCGTTGCATTCAAGAAATGGATATTGATAATCGGATGATG CTTTACCAGCATATCGTTTTAAGTGGTGGGAGCACAATGTATCCAGGATTGCCTAGTCG tttggagaaggaaataGTTGAGCGCTATCTCGAAGTGGTGTTGAAGGGAAACAAAGATGGTTTAAGG AAACTGAGATTGCGCATAGAGGATCCACCAAGAAGAAAGCACATGGTGTATCTGGGAGGTGCAGTCCTAGCAGGAATAATGAAG GATGCACCTGAGTTTTGGATCAGCAGGGAGGATTATCTAGAAGAAGGTGTTGGTTGTCTAACAAAATGTGGGCAGGCATGA
- the LOC111809275 gene encoding glutaredoxin-C1-like: protein MHYQTTPSWGCYMATTAALEDPVERIERLAAENAVVIFSISTCCMCHAIKRLFCGMGVNPTVHELDEDPRGGEMEKALMTLLGTSSAVPVVFIGGKLVGAMDRVMASHISGTLVPLLKDAGALWL from the coding sequence ATGCATTACCAAACCACGCCATCTTGGGGGTGCTATATGGCCACCACCGCCGCCCTTGAGGATCCGGTGGAGCGGATAGAGAGGTTGGCAGCGGAGAACGCGGTGGTGATATTCAGCATTAGTACGTGTTGCATGTGTCATGCTATAAAGCGGCTGTTTTGTGGGATGGGAGTGAATCCAACAGTGCACGAGCTGGACGAGGACCCCAGAGGTGGGGAGATGGAGAAGGCCTTGATGACGCTCTTGGGAACCTCCTCTGCCGTCCCCGTCGTGTTTATCGGTGGTAAGCTGGTGGGCGCTATGGATAGAGTCATGGCCTCCCATATCAGTGGCACCCTTGTCCCTCTCCTTAAAGACGCCGGAGCTCTCTGGCTTTGA